One genomic region from Thunnus maccoyii chromosome 16, fThuMac1.1, whole genome shotgun sequence encodes:
- the LOC121881170 gene encoding thrombospondin-1-like has protein sequence MMLCGIFLLLMLWSCEGARLAESRDDNSIYDLFDLARVSKRHNGVGLVKGADPYSPAYKVLNPDLIPPVPDSSFRDLIDSIQAERGFLLLVNLKQAKKTRGSILTIEKNDRSGPVFEIVSNGKANTLDVVYSTMNQQQVVSIEDANLATGHWRNITLFVQDDRAQLFVGCEEINVSEMDVPIYKVLSQEVADIARLRIGKGAVKDRFMGVLQNVHFVFGTTLDAILRNKGCHSGAALTDVMTLDNPVNGSSPAIRTDYTGHKAKDLHSVCGISCEDIASMFKELKGLGVVVKQLSNELRKVSEDSNLLKNQMNIHSGICFHNGIVHMDKDEWTVDGCTECTCQNSATVCRKISCPLIPCANATVPDGECCPRCGTPSDYAEDGWSPWSEWTPCSVTCGRGIQQRGRSCDRINSNCEGTSVQTRDCYPQECDKRFKQDGGWSHWSPWSSCSVTCGEGVITRIRLCNSPTPQMGGRDCEGEGRQTEVCQKSPCPINGGWGPWSPWDTCTVTCGGGIQNRKRLCSDPVPKYGGKDCVGDAKMSQVCNKQDCPVDGCLSNPCFPGAKCTSSPDGSFRCGRCPLGYTGNGITCKDIDECKEVPDACHTHNGKHRCENTEPGYNCLPCPTRFSGPQPFGKGVEQATAKKQVCTPRNPCQDGSHNCNKNANCIYLGIYSDSMFRCECKPGYAGNGHICGEDSDLDGWPNKNLLCVENATYHCKKDNCPNLPNSGQEDHDKDGLGDECDHDDDNDGIPDDRDNCPMVYNPAQYDADRDDVGDHCDNCVFEANTDQTDTDNNGEGDACAVDIDGDGILNENDNCPYVYNVDQRDTDRDGVGDHCDNCPLEHNPDQIDSDSDLIGDKCDNNQDIDEDGHQNNMDNCPYIPNSNQADHDKDGKGDACDHDDDNDGIPDDKDNCRLAFNPDQLDSDGDGRGDVCKDDFDQDNILDIDDVCPENFAISETDFRRFQMVPLDPKGTSQIDPNWVVRHQGKELVQTVNCDPGIAVGFDEFSAVDFSGTFFINTDRDDDYAGFVFGYQSSSRFYTVMWKQITQTYWSHTPTRAQGYSGLSIKVVNSTTGPGEHLRNALWHTGDTPGQVRTLWHDPKNIGWKDFTAYRWHLTHRPKTGLIRVVMYEGKRIMADSGNIYDKTYAGGRLGLYVFSQEMVYFSDLKYACKDT, from the exons GTGGCATCTTTCTGCTGTTGATGCTTTGGAGTTGTGAAGGCGCAAGATTGGCAG AGAGTCGGGATGACAACAGTATTTATGACTTATTTGACCTCGCTCGGGTAAGCAAGAGGCACAATGGAGTGGGTTTGGTCAAAGGCGCAGATCCCTACAGCCCTGCATACAAGGTCCTGAACCCAGACCTGATCCCCCCCGTCCCCGACAGCTCCTTCAGGGACCTCATCGACTCCATCCAGGCAGAGAGGGGTTTCCTCCTCCTGGTCAACCTGAAGCAGGCCAAGAAAACCAGGGGCAGCATTTTAACCATCGAGAAGAATGACAGATCCGGACCCGTTTTCGAGATCGTTTCCAATGGCAAGGCGAACACTTTGGACGTGGTCTACTCCACCATGAACCAGCAGCAGGTCGTGTCCATCGAGGATGCGAATTTGGCCACTGGACACTGGAGGAACATCACGCTGTTCGTTCAGGATGACCGTGCGCAACTCTTTGTGGGCTGTGAGGAGATCAATGTATCAGAGATGGATGTGCCAATCTATAAAGTGCTGTCCCAGGAGGTGGCAGACATCGCCAGACTCAGGATTGGAAAGGGAGCAGTGAAAGACAGATTCATG GGAGTACTTCAGAATGTACACTTTGTCTTTGGGACCACTCTGGATGCCATACTGAGAAATAAGGGATGCCACAGTGGAG CTGCCTTAACTGATGTCATGACCCTGGACAACCCAGTCAATGGCTCCAGCCCTGCCATTAGGACTGATTACACTGGCCACAAAGCCAAAG ATCTGCACTCTGTCTGCGGCATCTCTTGTGAGGACATCGCAAGCATGTTCAAGGAGCTCAAGGGACTCGGCGTGGTTGTTAAACAGCTGTCAAACGAGCTCCGCAAAGTG TCTGAGGACAGCAATCTGCTGAAAAATCAAATGAACATCCATAGTGGAATTTGCTTCCACAATGGCATCGTGCACATGGACAAAGATGAATGGACCGTCGATGGCTGCACTGAGTGCACCTGCCAG AACTCTGCTACAGTGTGTCGTAAAATCTCCTGCCCACTGATCCCCTGTGCTAACGCCACCGTGCCCGACGGAGAGTGCTGCCCTCGCTGTGGAACAC CAAGTGACTATGCAGAGGATGGTTGGTCCCCCTGGTCTGAATGGACTCCTTGTTCAGTGACTTGTGGTCGTGGCATCCAGCAGCGTGGACGCTCCTGTGACCGCATCAACAGCAACTGTGAGGGCACCTCTGTCCAGACCCGTGACTGCTACCCCCAGGAATGCGACAAACGCT TCAAACAGGACGGTGGCTGGAGCCATTGGTCTCCCTGGTCTTCATGCTCTGTGACCTGCGGTGAGGGTGTCATCACCCGAATTCGCCTCTGCAACTCCCCTACACCCCAGATGGGTGGCAGGGACTGCGAGGGAGAAGGACGTCAAACTGAAGTCTGCCAAAAGTCTCCTTGTCCTA TCAATGGAGGTTGGGGACCTTGGTCACCATGGGACACCTGCACTGTTACCTGTGGTGGAGGAATCCAGAACCGCAAACGTCTCTGTTCTGATCCTGTCCCCAAATATGGAGGAAAGGATTGTGTTGGTGATGCCAAAATGTCTCAAGTGTGCAACAAACAAGACTGCCCTGTTG ATGGTTGTCTCTCCAACCCATGCTTCCCTGGCGCAAAGTGCACCAGCTCCCCTGATGGCTCTTTCAGATGTGGCAGGTGTCCACTTGGCTACACCGGGAATGGCATCACCTGCAAAGACATTGATGAGTGTAAAGAGGTCCCTGATGCTTGCCATACACACAACGGAAAGCATCGCTGTGAGAACACTGAGCCAGGTTACAACTGCTTGCCCTGCCCTACACGTTTCTCTGGTCCTCAGCCCTTTGGAAAAGGAGTGGAGCAGGCAACTGCCAAAAAACAG GTTTGCACACCCCGTAACCCTTGCCAGGATGGTAGCCACAACTGCAATAAAAATGCAAACTGCATCTACTTGGGCATCTACTCCGACTCTATGTTCCGATGCGAGTGCAAGCCAGGGTATGCTGGGAATGGCCATATTTGTGGAGAGGACAGTGACCTGGATGGATGGCCCAACAAGAACCTGCTGTGTGTGGAGAATGCTACCTACCACTGCAAGAAG GATAACTGCCCCAACCTTCCCAACTCTGGCCAAGAAGATCATGACAAAGATGGCCTGGGTGATGAATGTGAccatgatgatgacaatgatggGATCCCCGATGATAGG GACAACTGCCCCATGGTGTACAACCCTGCTCAGTATGATGCAGACAGGGATGATGTTGGCGACCACTGTGACAACTGTGTGTTCGAGGCTAACACTGACCAAACCGATACTGACAACAATGGAGAGGGTGATGCCTGTGCTGTTGACATTGATGGTGATG GCATTCTGAACGAGAACGACAATTGCCCATATGTGTACAACGTGGATCAGAGAGATACTGACAGAGATGGAGTGGGAGACCATTGTGACAACTGCCCTCTGGAGCATAACCCTGATCAG ATTGACTCTGACTCAGATCTCATAGGAGACAAGTGTGACAACAACCAGGACATTGACGAGGACGGTCACCAGAACAATATGGACAACTGCCCTTACATCCCTAACTCCAACCAGGCTGACCACGACAAGGATGGCAAGGGTGATGCCTGCGACCACGATGATGACAATGATGGCATTCCTGATGACAAAGACAACTGCCGACTGGCCTTTAACCCTGATCAGTTGGACTCTGATG gTGATGGTCGTGGTGATGTGTGCAAAGATGACTTTGACCAAGACAATATTCTGGACATTGATGACGTGTGCCCAGAGAACTTTGCCATCAGTGAAACAGACTTCCGCAGATTCCAGATGGTTCCTCTGGACCCTAAGGGCACCTCCCAGATTGACCCCAACTGGGTGGTCCGGCATCAGGGCAAGGAGTTGGTGCAGACTGTCAACTGTGACCCTGGCATTGCTGTTG GTTTTGACGAGTTCAGTGCAGTGGATTTCAGTGGAACATTCTTCATCAACACGGACAGAGATGATGACTATGCTGGCTTCGTGTTTGGCTACCAGTCTAGCTCTCGCTTCTACACAGTCATGTGGAAACAGATCACGCAAACCTACTGGTCCCACACACCCACAAGAGCTCAAGGCTACTCTGGACTGTCCATCAAAGTGGTCAACTCCACCACTGGGCCTGGTGAGCACCTGAGGAATGCCCTGTGGCACACCGGAGATACCCCAGGACAG GTGCGTACTCTGTGGCACGACCCTAAGAACATTGGCTGGAAAGATTTCACCGCCTACAGATGGCACCTGACCCACAGACCCAAGACTGGACTTATTAG AGTGGTTATGTATGAAGGCAAGAGAATCATGGCCGATTCTGGAAACATCTATGACAAGACGTATGCTGGTGGGCGACTAGGCTTGTATGTCTTCTCTCAGGAGATGGTTTACTTCTCAGACCTCAAATACGCATGCAAAG ATACATAA